One window from the genome of Natrialba magadii ATCC 43099 encodes:
- a CDS encoding DUF5658 family protein, with product MQSDAVYSVPRLTATVTTSDLDRFLWVLVGVSLVGDVVTTFLGLHLGLSESNPIARSAIDGYGLVGMLVLKAAAVGVGLCCRPLLPRVYQPIVPAGLALPWLIASGINIYMISTVV from the coding sequence ATGCAATCCGACGCCGTCTACTCGGTACCGCGGCTGACCGCTACCGTTACGACGAGCGATCTCGACCGCTTCCTCTGGGTGCTCGTCGGTGTGTCGCTCGTGGGAGATGTCGTGACGACGTTTCTCGGTCTGCATCTTGGCCTCTCCGAGTCGAATCCGATCGCACGAAGCGCTATCGACGGCTACGGCCTCGTTGGGATGCTCGTGCTGAAAGCTGCGGCTGTCGGCGTCGGACTGTGTTGTCGGCCGCTCTTGCCCAGAGTGTATCAGCCGATCGTTCCTGCTGGACTGGCGCTTCCGTGGCTCATCGCGAGCGGGATCAACATCTATATGATTTCGACGGTGGTCTGA
- a CDS encoding MaoC family dehydratase has protein sequence MTGLYYEEFTVGETIEHERRRTVSESDNQRFCDMTMNQQPLHLDDEFAADTDFGERLVNGLYTMSLAVGISIPETTDGTIVANLSYDNVEHPHPVFHGDTLRVQSTVTDKHETSDGERGVVTMHVEVFNQDDDLVCEFDRTALSLKRESVDE, from the coding sequence ATGACCGGGCTGTACTACGAGGAGTTCACGGTCGGCGAAACGATCGAACACGAGCGACGACGAACTGTCTCCGAGAGCGACAACCAGCGGTTCTGTGATATGACGATGAACCAGCAGCCGCTGCACCTGGACGACGAGTTCGCAGCCGACACCGACTTCGGCGAGCGACTGGTCAACGGGCTCTACACGATGAGTCTCGCCGTCGGTATCTCGATCCCCGAGACGACCGATGGAACCATCGTTGCGAACCTCTCGTACGACAACGTCGAACACCCCCATCCCGTGTTCCACGGCGATACCCTCCGTGTCCAGTCGACTGTTACGGACAAACACGAAACGAGCGACGGCGAACGCGGCGTCGTCACCATGCACGTTGAAGTGTTCAATCAGGACGACGACCTGGTCTGTGAGTTCGACCGGACCGCGCTCTCGCTGAAACGCGAATCCGTCGACGAGTAG
- a CDS encoding NAD-dependent succinate-semialdehyde dehydrogenase, translating to MSIESTNPATGDVIETYDETNASERSERLERAQTAFEEWRDVPIETRQRLLVNAGDVLRENTEEYAELMTREMGKPIEQARAEVEKCAWVCDYYGEHAAEFLQDEVVASDPNARTVVAHQPLGPILAIMPWNFPFWQVFRFAAPNLAAGNVGLLKHASNVPGCARAIADIFHEAGFPEDVFTTLLIDSSEIEAVIEDDRIQGVTLTGSDGAGRAVAETAGSELKKTVLELGGSDPFVVLEDAPMEETVETAVQARLLNSGQSCIAAKRFIVVEDVYDEFVDRFTEEMDAQVVGDPLDEETDIGPQARPDLLDQLHEQVQETVEQGGEIRLGGEPVDREGAFYPPTVVTDVPEDAPADQEELFGPVATVFRVPDEAAAIEKANDTRFGLGASVWTDDLERGERVAREFESGLAFVNELVKSDPRLPFGGVKDSGYGRELARDGIREFVNTKTIWVQQDAGEETDLVE from the coding sequence ATGTCGATCGAGAGCACGAATCCGGCGACCGGCGACGTGATCGAGACGTACGACGAAACGAACGCGAGCGAACGCAGTGAGCGGCTCGAACGCGCACAGACCGCCTTCGAGGAGTGGCGCGACGTGCCAATTGAGACGCGCCAGCGGTTGCTCGTGAACGCTGGCGACGTGCTTCGAGAGAACACCGAGGAGTACGCCGAACTGATGACACGAGAGATGGGGAAGCCGATCGAGCAGGCGCGCGCCGAGGTCGAGAAGTGTGCGTGGGTCTGTGACTACTACGGCGAGCACGCAGCCGAGTTTCTCCAGGACGAGGTAGTCGCGAGTGATCCGAACGCCAGAACCGTCGTCGCACACCAGCCCCTCGGACCAATCCTCGCGATCATGCCGTGGAACTTCCCGTTCTGGCAGGTCTTTCGATTCGCTGCTCCGAACCTCGCTGCGGGGAACGTTGGCCTGTTGAAACACGCCTCGAACGTTCCCGGTTGCGCACGTGCGATTGCGGATATCTTCCACGAGGCTGGCTTTCCGGAGGACGTCTTTACGACACTGCTGATCGACTCCAGTGAAATCGAGGCGGTGATCGAGGACGACCGCATTCAGGGTGTGACGCTCACCGGAAGCGACGGCGCAGGCCGTGCGGTCGCCGAAACTGCCGGCAGCGAACTCAAAAAGACCGTCCTCGAACTCGGCGGCAGCGATCCGTTCGTGGTACTCGAGGACGCCCCGATGGAGGAAACAGTCGAGACGGCAGTCCAGGCTCGGCTCCTGAACTCGGGGCAGTCCTGTATCGCGGCGAAGCGGTTCATCGTCGTCGAGGACGTCTACGACGAGTTTGTCGACCGCTTTACGGAGGAGATGGACGCCCAGGTCGTTGGCGATCCGCTCGACGAGGAGACGGATATCGGACCGCAGGCGCGACCGGATCTGCTCGACCAACTGCACGAACAGGTACAGGAAACCGTCGAACAGGGTGGCGAGATCCGACTGGGCGGCGAGCCGGTGGACCGCGAGGGGGCATTTTACCCGCCGACGGTGGTGACCGACGTTCCTGAAGACGCACCCGCAGACCAGGAGGAACTGTTCGGACCGGTCGCAACGGTGTTCCGGGTTCCAGACGAGGCGGCTGCGATCGAGAAGGCTAACGACACTCGATTCGGGCTGGGCGCGAGCGTCTGGACCGATGACCTGGAACGCGGCGAGCGTGTCGCCCGTGAGTTCGAGTCGGGACTTGCGTTCGTGAACGAACTCGTCAAGTCCGATCCGCGGCTGCCCTTCGGCGGTGTGAAGGATTCGGGGTACGGTCGCGAACTCGCCCGGGACGGTATCCGGGAGTTCGTGAACACGAAGACGATCTGGGTACAACAGGACGCTGGCGAGGAGACAGACCTGGTGGAGTGA
- the gdhB gene encoding glutamate dehydrogenase GdhB: protein MTAAEPTTEPEEEESAVETARRQLERAAAHLDVDEGIVERLRHPTSVYRVTIPLERDDGTREMFTGYRAHHDSVRGPYKGGLRYHPAVNEEECVGLSMWMTWKCAVMDLPFGGAKGGVVVDPKDLSTDEKERLTRRFAEELRPVIGPMKDIPAPDMGTDPETMAWFMDAYSMQEGETTPGVVTGKPPVIGGSQGREKSPGRSVGIITAEAVDYYDWELDETTVAVQGFGSVGANAARYLDERGASIVAVSDIDGAIYDPDGLDTNDVEDHDETPGMVSGYDAPQSLTNEELLELDVDVLIPAAIGNVLTGDNARNINAEMIVEGANGPTTSTADQIFENRDIPVIPDILANAGGVTVSYFEWLQDINRRAWSLERVHEELETEMLRAWGAVCEEYERNDVTWRDAAYIVALQRIAEAHEARGLWP from the coding sequence ATGACCGCAGCCGAACCGACAACGGAACCCGAAGAAGAGGAAAGCGCAGTCGAAACAGCCCGTCGCCAACTCGAGCGCGCGGCCGCACACCTGGATGTCGACGAGGGCATCGTCGAGCGGCTTCGCCACCCGACCAGCGTCTATCGAGTCACGATCCCACTCGAGCGCGACGACGGCACCCGCGAGATGTTCACCGGCTATCGCGCCCATCACGACAGCGTTCGCGGCCCCTACAAGGGCGGACTGCGCTATCACCCTGCCGTCAACGAGGAGGAGTGTGTCGGCCTCTCGATGTGGATGACCTGGAAATGTGCCGTTATGGATCTCCCCTTTGGCGGCGCGAAAGGGGGTGTTGTCGTCGACCCGAAGGATCTCAGTACGGACGAAAAAGAGCGACTCACCCGTCGCTTCGCAGAGGAGCTCCGACCCGTTATCGGTCCGATGAAAGACATCCCGGCACCGGACATGGGAACCGACCCCGAGACGATGGCCTGGTTCATGGACGCCTATTCGATGCAGGAAGGCGAAACCACGCCGGGCGTCGTGACCGGCAAACCGCCAGTTATCGGTGGCTCCCAGGGCCGTGAGAAGTCGCCTGGCCGGAGTGTCGGAATCATCACCGCGGAGGCGGTCGACTACTACGACTGGGAACTCGACGAGACAACTGTTGCCGTGCAAGGGTTCGGTAGCGTTGGCGCGAACGCCGCCCGCTACCTGGACGAACGCGGCGCTTCCATCGTCGCTGTTTCCGACATCGACGGTGCCATCTACGACCCTGATGGCCTCGACACGAACGACGTCGAAGACCACGACGAAACTCCAGGGATGGTCTCGGGCTACGATGCCCCACAGTCGCTTACCAACGAGGAACTGCTCGAACTCGACGTCGACGTGCTCATCCCCGCCGCAATCGGGAACGTGCTCACTGGCGACAACGCACGCAACATCAACGCCGAGATGATCGTCGAGGGCGCGAACGGCCCGACGACCTCGACGGCCGATCAGATCTTCGAAAATCGGGATATTCCGGTCATTCCAGACATTCTGGCGAACGCGGGCGGCGTCACCGTCTCCTACTTCGAGTGGCTTCAGGACATCAACCGCCGCGCCTGGAGTCTGGAGCGCGTCCACGAGGAACTCGAAACCGAGATGCTCCGCGCCTGGGGCGCGGTCTGTGAGGAGTACGAACGCAACGACGTGACCTGGCGCGACGCGGCGTACATCGTTGCACTTCAGCGCATCGCCGAGGCACACGAGGCGCGCGGTCTCTGGCCGTAG
- a CDS encoding Cdc6/Cdc18 family protein gives MADTAGGDPLFQSHDPIFNRKELLHVGHVPDEDRIVGRDNEIQSVAAEVGAITRGDPPNNVMIYGKTGTGKSLISRHVATRAQDAASSNEIDCGVLYVDCSEANTETRATRQLALSLKEQTGYQDHIPLRGVGTMEYYQHIWRILESFFDAVIVILDEIDKLDNSNILMQLSRAREARKTDAYIGVIGISNKVQYRETLDERIDSSFGHRELFFHPYDASQLREIMRNREDAFQPDVLEDGTIELCAALAAKKHGDARKAIEILKEAGELARRTGSETVSEDHIQQAQEVAEINRIEELTSGATVHAKLALYSLASRIITGDRETYKTREIYQRYVGICELVANDPITENGLYRQLKEQAFLGVIESEKTGGGRSQGSYLLHRLVTDPKHIVKAVRRDASLEELPSYDQLANGGDSSRGRDVETDLSSFS, from the coding sequence ATGGCTGATACGGCCGGTGGGGACCCGCTCTTTCAATCTCACGATCCGATTTTTAATCGGAAGGAACTCCTGCACGTTGGACACGTGCCCGACGAAGACCGGATCGTCGGTCGGGACAACGAGATTCAGTCAGTTGCCGCCGAAGTCGGCGCGATCACGCGCGGCGATCCACCGAACAACGTGATGATCTACGGCAAAACCGGGACCGGGAAAAGTCTCATCTCTCGCCACGTCGCCACGCGAGCGCAGGACGCCGCCAGCAGCAACGAAATCGACTGTGGCGTCCTCTACGTCGACTGCTCCGAAGCGAATACCGAGACGCGAGCGACCCGCCAGCTCGCCCTGAGTCTCAAAGAACAGACCGGCTACCAGGACCACATCCCGCTTCGCGGTGTTGGCACGATGGAGTACTACCAGCACATCTGGCGTATTCTGGAGTCCTTCTTCGACGCTGTCATCGTCATTTTAGACGAGATTGACAAACTCGACAACAGCAACATCCTGATGCAACTCTCTCGCGCTCGCGAAGCGCGCAAGACGGACGCCTACATCGGCGTGATCGGCATCAGTAACAAGGTTCAGTACCGCGAAACCTTAGACGAGCGCATCGACAGCAGCTTCGGTCACCGCGAACTGTTCTTCCACCCCTATGACGCCTCCCAGCTTCGCGAAATTATGCGCAACCGCGAGGATGCCTTCCAGCCGGACGTACTCGAGGACGGGACGATCGAACTCTGTGCTGCACTCGCGGCGAAGAAACACGGAGACGCGCGCAAGGCAATCGAGATTCTGAAGGAAGCTGGCGAGTTGGCCCGCCGCACCGGGTCGGAAACGGTTTCCGAGGACCATATCCAGCAGGCTCAAGAGGTCGCCGAGATCAACCGCATCGAGGAACTGACCAGCGGTGCGACGGTGCACGCCAAACTCGCGCTGTACTCGCTCGCGAGTCGCATCATCACCGGTGATCGCGAGACGTACAAGACGCGGGAAATCTACCAGCGCTACGTCGGTATCTGTGAGCTGGTCGCGAACGATCCGATTACGGAGAACGGACTCTACCGGCAGCTCAAGGAACAGGCATTCCTCGGCGTGATCGAGTCCGAAAAGACCGGTGGCGGTCGCTCGCAAGGGAGTTATCTTCTGCACCGACTGGTGACGGATCCAAAACACATCGTCAAGGCGGTCCGACGTGACGCCTCACTCGAGGAACTTCCCTCCTACGACCAGCTTGCGAACGGTGGCGATTCATCACGAGGTCGTGATGTTGAGACGGATCTGTCGTCGTTTTCGTAA
- a CDS encoding HpcH/HpaI aldolase/citrate lyase family protein: MVRRSILFTPGDQPEMLRKAPDAGADTIVFDLEDAVAPTEKESARETVRAVLTDPAFDPECEVCVRVNAPVDELTADLEAIVGDLDTDIDTATDADTATDTDTATDADTATDTDTATDADTATDTDTATDADTDTHTGTGTDTATAADTATDTHSGTDTTNPPTDLRLDSVMLPKADSADDIRTLAAELESHGLDLPILALIENAQGVLEAPGIAAVPETAALLFGAEDLSADLGATRTDEGTEVLYARERVVVAAAAHDCQAIDTVFTDFGDEDGLIEETEFAIQLGYDGKLAIHPAQVEPINEAFTPTAEALEWATAVLEAKQEADAEGRGVFEVDGEMIDAPLIAQAERIRERADAADS; encoded by the coding sequence ATGGTACGACGCAGTATTCTCTTCACTCCCGGTGATCAACCGGAAATGCTCCGCAAAGCACCCGATGCAGGTGCCGACACTATCGTCTTCGATCTCGAAGACGCGGTCGCACCAACCGAAAAAGAGTCTGCCCGGGAAACGGTTCGAGCGGTTCTAACCGATCCAGCATTCGATCCTGAATGCGAGGTCTGTGTACGGGTAAACGCTCCCGTCGATGAACTGACGGCCGACCTCGAAGCCATCGTTGGGGATCTCGACACAGACATCGATACAGCTACAGACGCCGATACAGCCACAGACACCGATACAGCTACAGACGCCGATACAGCCACAGACACCGATACAGCTACAGACGCCGATACAGCCACAGACACCGATACAGCCACAGACGCCGATACCGACACGCACACCGGCACAGGCACCGATACAGCCACAGCCGCCGATACAGCCACAGACACCCACTCCGGCACAGACACCACCAACCCACCGACCGACCTCCGTCTCGATAGCGTTATGCTCCCCAAGGCCGACTCCGCCGACGACATCCGCACGCTCGCCGCGGAACTCGAGTCCCACGGCCTCGACCTTCCTATCCTGGCACTGATCGAAAACGCCCAGGGCGTCCTCGAAGCGCCGGGAATCGCGGCCGTCCCCGAAACTGCCGCCCTCCTGTTCGGTGCCGAGGACCTCTCGGCCGATCTCGGTGCGACACGAACCGACGAGGGCACGGAAGTACTCTATGCACGTGAACGAGTCGTCGTCGCAGCCGCTGCACACGACTGCCAGGCGATCGATACAGTCTTCACCGATTTCGGCGACGAGGACGGACTCATCGAGGAAACCGAGTTCGCGATTCAACTCGGCTACGACGGCAAGCTGGCGATCCACCCCGCGCAGGTCGAGCCGATCAACGAGGCGTTCACGCCGACAGCAGAGGCACTCGAGTGGGCCACGGCGGTACTCGAGGCCAAACAGGAGGCGGACGCCGAGGGGCGAGGCGTCTTCGAGGTCGACGGTGAGATGATCGATGCGCCATTGATCGCGCAGGCAGAGCGGATTCGTGAACGAGCGGACGCGGCTGACTCCTGA
- a CDS encoding Glu/Leu/Phe/Val family dehydrogenase, which yields MAADTNPFESLQSQIDDAAAHLDIGDGVIERLKHPERVLETNLTVELDNGDLERFKAFRSQFNGDRGPYKGGIRYHPAVSRDEVKALSGWMVYKCATVGIPYGGGKGGIVVDPTEYSESELERLTRAFATELRPLIGVDRDIPAPDVNTGQREMNWIKDTYETLENTTEPGVITGKNITSGGSKGRVEATGRSTVLAAREAFDYLAKDLGGATVAVQGYGNAGWIAAKLIDEMGATVVAASDSSGGIYNPDGFDPVAAKKHKNETGSIVGYEESEEEITNEDVLTMDVDLLIPAALENAIDGELAEEVSADVISEAANGPLTPEADAVMEEKDVFVIPDILANAGGVTVSYFEWIQNRQRFAWSEERVNDELETIIVDAFDALVETYEEHDLNNPRTAAYVVALQRVADAYNEAGTFP from the coding sequence ATGGCAGCAGACACGAATCCGTTCGAGAGTCTGCAGTCGCAAATCGACGATGCGGCGGCACACCTCGATATCGGCGACGGCGTGATCGAGCGGCTCAAGCACCCTGAGCGCGTGCTTGAGACGAACCTCACGGTCGAACTCGACAACGGCGACCTCGAACGGTTCAAAGCCTTTCGCTCGCAGTTCAACGGCGACCGCGGGCCATACAAGGGAGGTATCCGCTATCACCCAGCGGTCTCTCGGGACGAGGTCAAGGCACTCTCGGGCTGGATGGTTTATAAGTGTGCAACGGTCGGCATTCCCTACGGTGGCGGGAAGGGGGGAATCGTCGTCGACCCAACCGAGTACTCCGAGAGCGAACTCGAACGTCTCACCCGCGCGTTCGCGACCGAACTGCGCCCGCTGATCGGTGTCGATCGAGACATTCCTGCACCTGACGTCAACACCGGCCAGCGGGAGATGAACTGGATCAAAGACACCTACGAAACGCTCGAGAATACCACCGAACCGGGCGTCATCACGGGCAAGAATATTACCAGTGGCGGCAGCAAGGGTCGCGTCGAGGCAACCGGCCGTTCGACCGTTCTCGCCGCCCGTGAAGCGTTCGATTACCTTGCGAAGGATCTCGGGGGGGCAACCGTCGCCGTGCAGGGGTACGGCAACGCCGGCTGGATCGCGGCCAAACTCATCGACGAGATGGGTGCCACTGTCGTCGCCGCGAGCGACTCGAGTGGCGGTATCTACAATCCGGATGGCTTCGACCCGGTCGCTGCGAAAAAACACAAGAACGAGACCGGAAGTATCGTCGGCTACGAGGAGAGTGAGGAGGAAATCACGAACGAAGACGTGCTTACGATGGACGTCGATCTGCTCATTCCCGCCGCACTGGAGAACGCAATCGACGGAGAACTCGCCGAGGAGGTCTCTGCTGACGTCATTTCGGAGGCCGCGAACGGACCGCTGACGCCCGAAGCCGACGCGGTGATGGAGGAGAAGGATGTCTTCGTGATTCCGGATATTCTCGCGAACGCGGGTGGCGTCACCGTTTCCTACTTCGAGTGGATCCAGAATCGCCAGCGCTTTGCCTGGTCAGAAGAGCGTGTGAACGACGAACTCGAGACGATCATCGTCGACGCGTTCGACGCACTCGTCGAAACGTACGAGGAACACGATCTGAATAACCCACGGACTGCCGCGTACGTTGTTGCGTTGCAACGCGTTGCTGACGCGTACAACGAAGCCGGCACGTTCCCATAA
- a CDS encoding DUF2062 domain-containing protein has translation MGLGDRLGRYRDSARAKLRQAFEEEHTPHQVAASFALGIFVTAMPTGGLGLGLFVVFGRLWPWVSTPALFASAAVLNPFVKSAVYVSSITLGGLVLGTDPVVSYETAAESASVAVRQLLVGNTIIAVGLAVVSYVVIRWLTVAERARQARPTTVSMRAVVLRAFRRK, from the coding sequence GTGGGTCTCGGGGATCGGCTGGGCCGCTATCGCGACAGTGCTCGCGCAAAGCTTCGGCAGGCATTCGAAGAAGAGCACACGCCACACCAGGTCGCCGCCAGTTTCGCACTCGGAATCTTCGTCACGGCCATGCCGACTGGTGGACTGGGACTCGGGCTCTTCGTCGTCTTTGGACGCCTCTGGCCGTGGGTTTCGACACCGGCGCTGTTCGCCTCTGCGGCGGTGCTCAATCCGTTCGTTAAATCGGCGGTGTACGTCTCGAGTATCACGCTCGGTGGACTCGTCCTCGGAACGGATCCAGTCGTCTCTTACGAGACGGCAGCTGAATCGGCCAGCGTGGCTGTTCGTCAGTTACTCGTCGGAAACACGATCATCGCAGTGGGTCTCGCTGTGGTGAGTTACGTCGTTATCCGATGGTTGACGGTTGCCGAGCGTGCACGCCAGGCCCGCCCGACGACTGTGTCAATGAGAGCGGTCGTTCTTCGCGCGTTCAGGCGGAAGTAG
- a CDS encoding DUF6517 family protein — protein sequence MDLNRRTMLGGIGTASLTGLAGCLNLVGLATHEAAPAGVDESVRSETGYEQTRIDDLVVREEVGASIATEEVVVTNYMTEHEKAVDMGPLGRQRGAVFTVLSTPQVSVLGQQVNPISEMSTGELVELVASNYDDLSSVELEEETTVTVVDQSTTQSRFSAAASFNGADVDVALHLTEAVEAGEDLLVTIGVYPRDLDWQEEENIFALMDGVVPAIDEGTGEADGSDDRNDDGDGDGGADDGDSQDDTDGDNDEASDGDDEAGGGDDEAGGGDDEAGDDGDDNEGDDGILSTIS from the coding sequence ATGGACCTGAATCGTCGAACCATGCTGGGTGGTATCGGTACCGCCAGCCTCACCGGACTCGCTGGGTGTCTCAATCTCGTTGGACTCGCGACTCACGAGGCAGCACCAGCAGGTGTCGACGAATCCGTCCGGTCGGAAACTGGATACGAACAGACACGGATCGACGACCTCGTCGTCCGTGAGGAAGTCGGTGCCAGCATCGCGACCGAAGAGGTCGTCGTGACGAACTACATGACCGAACACGAGAAAGCGGTCGATATGGGCCCACTTGGCCGTCAGCGCGGTGCCGTCTTCACCGTGCTCTCGACACCACAGGTTTCCGTCCTGGGCCAGCAAGTCAACCCGATCTCTGAGATGTCTACGGGCGAACTCGTCGAACTGGTTGCGAGCAACTACGACGATCTCAGCAGCGTCGAACTCGAGGAGGAAACCACAGTGACTGTCGTCGATCAGTCCACCACACAGTCTCGTTTTTCGGCGGCGGCATCCTTCAACGGAGCCGACGTCGATGTTGCACTCCATCTCACCGAGGCGGTCGAAGCGGGTGAGGACCTGCTCGTGACTATCGGCGTCTATCCACGGGATCTAGACTGGCAAGAAGAGGAGAACATTTTCGCGCTCATGGACGGCGTCGTTCCTGCGATCGACGAGGGGACGGGCGAAGCTGATGGGAGTGATGACAGAAACGACGATGGCGATGGTGACGGCGGCGCAGACGACGGTGACAGCCAGGACGATACTGATGGCGACAACGACGAGGCTAGTGACGGTGATGACGAGGCTGGTGGCGGTGATGACGAGGCTGGTGGCGGTGATGACGAGGCTGGTGACGATGGCGACGATAACGAGGGTGACGACGGCATCCTCTCCACGATCAGCTAG
- a CDS encoding DUF7544 domain-containing protein, with the protein MDAVDDLGDAIDVTRELLVPVRVGRWLKLALVVLFVGGGLGAGGGVPVGDVEPLLDQPTPGVETDVGVDTVPDEVIAALGLLIVAGFLLWIAFAIVGAIMEFVFIESLRSNSVHIRRYTRANLGRGLRLFGFRAVALLLLGGVFGLAVLAVFDGIPDVSSLALAGVFAIPLYLAYALVMRFTSEFVAPVMLLEERGVLSGWRRFWPTVTSNWGNYAVYLALVWILQFVLNIVVGFVVAIGALAVAIPFVILGVLAYVMGGIGVYLAVVIGLVGVVSVIAVFALVQMPIRTYFQYYALLVLGDTNADLDLIPEQRRIAREGKNGVGGAGETVDASEGWNLTGQTDSQASETESGDGTNADMNRESSTTPEDRCSADDAGFWGDTASTSNWDVTDSSESDWTDRSGSKDGDESDESNESDESDTSRNDDETDDDRGW; encoded by the coding sequence ATGGACGCTGTAGACGATCTCGGTGATGCGATCGACGTGACGCGAGAGTTGCTGGTGCCGGTCCGGGTCGGTCGGTGGCTCAAGCTGGCGCTCGTCGTCCTCTTCGTCGGTGGCGGCCTCGGTGCGGGCGGCGGCGTGCCGGTTGGCGACGTCGAACCGTTGCTCGACCAGCCGACGCCGGGAGTCGAGACCGACGTTGGCGTCGACACCGTTCCTGACGAAGTGATCGCTGCTCTCGGACTGTTGATCGTAGCCGGCTTCCTCCTCTGGATCGCGTTTGCGATCGTCGGTGCGATCATGGAGTTCGTCTTCATCGAATCGCTTCGGTCGAATTCGGTCCACATCCGGCGCTACACCCGAGCGAATCTCGGCCGCGGACTGCGGCTGTTCGGCTTCAGAGCGGTCGCATTGCTCCTTCTAGGTGGGGTCTTCGGACTCGCGGTGTTGGCTGTGTTCGATGGAATTCCGGACGTAAGTTCACTTGCACTCGCGGGCGTCTTCGCGATCCCACTGTACCTCGCCTACGCGCTCGTGATGCGCTTTACTTCGGAGTTCGTCGCGCCCGTCATGCTTCTCGAGGAACGAGGTGTACTGAGCGGCTGGCGGCGATTCTGGCCGACTGTTACCTCGAACTGGGGAAATTACGCCGTCTATCTGGCGTTAGTGTGGATCCTCCAGTTCGTTCTCAATATTGTCGTCGGCTTCGTTGTCGCGATTGGCGCGCTTGCCGTCGCGATTCCGTTCGTGATCCTCGGTGTGCTCGCATACGTAATGGGTGGCATCGGAGTGTATCTCGCCGTCGTAATCGGTCTCGTCGGAGTCGTGTCTGTGATCGCAGTGTTCGCGCTCGTTCAGATGCCAATCCGAACCTACTTCCAGTACTACGCACTGCTCGTTCTGGGCGATACCAACGCCGACCTCGATCTGATTCCCGAACAACGCCGAATCGCTCGCGAAGGGAAAAACGGCGTTGGTGGTGCCGGGGAAACCGTCGACGCGAGCGAGGGCTGGAACTTGACCGGACAAACGGACAGTCAGGCGAGCGAGACAGAAAGCGGAGACGGTACGAACGCAGACATGAACCGGGAGAGCAGTACGACGCCCGAAGACCGATGCTCTGCCGACGACGCCGGCTTCTGGGGTGACACTGCATCCACGAGCAACTGGGATGTCACCGACTCTAGTGAGTCCGATTGGACTGATAGATCAGGCAGTAAGGACGGTGACGAGAGTGACGAGAGTAACGAGAGTGATGAGAGCGATACCAGTAGGAACGACGACGAGACCGACGACGATCGCGGCTGGTAA
- a CDS encoding RIO1 family regulatory kinase/ATPase domain-containing protein produces the protein MDLRQLARGTVEWGRIERVIRTLAERHDREAVRVEFLEADNWLSTPCVIDEEWFVKIVTRQNALVHALLTTGRNVGAVSSGTEGFFDRFDTPREMVEHEYDATQRMRAIGINAPQPIEAFEVNGLGVLVLEYLPEFESLRTVSDREVAARAPELFEMLATLHEHGLAHGDLRDENILLCDDDLYFIDATSVHGDRVAETTAYDLACALAILEPRIGARKAVLAASSVYGPSELLSARRFLDFVRLRPDHEFDSTLLRSELEKAADLSDQ, from the coding sequence ATGGATCTCCGCCAGCTCGCACGCGGCACGGTCGAGTGGGGACGCATCGAGCGCGTCATCCGCACGCTGGCGGAACGACACGACCGCGAGGCCGTCCGCGTCGAGTTCCTCGAAGCCGACAACTGGCTCTCGACTCCCTGTGTTATCGACGAGGAGTGGTTCGTCAAGATCGTCACCCGCCAGAACGCGCTCGTTCACGCCCTTCTGACGACCGGCCGCAACGTCGGTGCCGTCTCCTCCGGCACTGAGGGCTTCTTCGACCGCTTCGACACCCCTCGCGAAATGGTCGAACACGAGTACGACGCCACCCAGCGCATGCGCGCTATCGGTATCAACGCCCCTCAACCGATCGAGGCCTTCGAAGTCAACGGTCTCGGTGTACTGGTACTCGAGTACCTCCCCGAGTTCGAATCGCTGCGGACGGTTTCGGACCGAGAAGTTGCCGCGCGCGCGCCGGAACTGTTCGAGATGCTCGCAACGCTGCACGAACACGGACTGGCCCACGGCGACCTCCGCGACGAGAACATCCTGCTGTGTGACGACGACCTGTACTTTATCGATGCGACCAGCGTCCACGGGGATCGTGTTGCGGAGACGACGGCTTACGACCTCGCCTGTGCGCTCGCGATTCTGGAACCCCGAATTGGCGCTCGTAAGGCCGTCCTCGCCGCCTCGTCGGTCTATGGACCGTCGGAACTGCTCTCGGCGCGTCGCTTCCTCGACTTCGTCCGACTCCGACCGGATCACGAGTTCGACTCGACCTTGCTCCGGAGTGAACTCGAGAAGGCGGCGGATCTAAGCGATCAGTAA